TACATTTCGAACAATTATTCGAGTGGTTTATTGACATGAATGTAAAGacaaatagaataattttgataaatggtGAAAAATTCAGAGTAGAAGGTTCAAATTTTAGAGTTAAAGAGACCGATATATCATCTACTAACTTTCAATTTCTTGATTAAGATGATCATCTTGTTTGTAATGAAAAGTATGGATACTTGTGAGGGTATTTAAATTAGATTTGTGATATTAATTTACCATTTTTTGACAACAAAGCGCACTGCATAGTTTTGCTTGCTTCGTGCTTCAAAGAGACATACAATGGGTGCTTTTGTCGCTGTGCAGAATTACATTTGTTAGTCCATATAATCTAATTTATGGACTTCAGTGCTTGAATTCTTTTAAGACTCGGAATTTTCAgcatcatgaattttcataattacaaAGAAGCAGCGCCACTACATCCTTCCTATTCTCCTTAAAAACTACGGGAGTCACATATATATGAGTTCAAACCGCTCCTTCGTTGGAATCTTTCAATTTGTAGACTAGAGATGGAAACAACCAAGACTTGTTAATTGGAGAATACTTTTCTTCTCCGTACCTGTTGCTCCCACGGCTTAGCATTATAAGGAATGACGCCAATGGCAAAGCAGATCAGCTACAATCAAGTAGCAAGATTTCAGCAATAATTCCCAAAGCTGCAACATGATGATAACTTAGAAAGTCAAATCTATCTTGTTGTATATTATTAATGTGTAATTTCCTTTATTCTAGCATTCTTTCTATTTTGTATAGTTTCCTTAGATAAATCAGATTGTACATGGTACTATACAGACCATAAATGgttctataaatataaatgacagtacactctctcactcaactcgtgagatattttttctcaaaacatctttatggtatcaagagcctctACGGGTTGATAGAGaggcttattttttattttttattttttactgtcAATGGATTCCAATGcctcttttatttcatctacaTCTTCAGACCCCTATCCATATCCTATGTTACAAAATGTATCCAATTATGTTTCTCTCAAACTCAGTTCATCCAATTTTCTGCTCTGGAAAACTCAGATGCTAAACATCCTTAAAAGCTATGATCTTCAAGGATTCATCACATGTGATATCCATACCCCATCACaatttattcttgatgagtCTAACACATCTCAGCCTAATCCACTTTATCACAAGTGGCACAGGTCTGATAGGCTAGTTAAAGGATGGCTTACAACCACCTTGTCCGAGGAAGTGTTAGGCATTGTTGTTGGTCTGAACATTGCCTCCGAAGTTTGGAGTGCTCTTGTTCATGCTTTTGCAAGAGTATCTTCTGAACGTAGTCTTGCACTTAAGCAAAGACTTACCTCAATCACAAAAGGATCTAATTCCTTGAGTGAATACCTGAGGAGATTTAAAACAATCTGTGATGAGCTTGCTGCTATTGGCAAGCCTGTTCCTAAACACAAGAAGTCTTGGTGGCTTCTCAATGGTCTTGGTAAGGAATTTGAAGTTGTTTTTACAGCAATCATGCCTAGGCCACCTGTTCATAAAAAAGTAGAACAAGTACCAAAAGCTATGACATCTACATTCAAATCAAACTAATATTTCTGATAATGTTCACCTGAAGCAGATACATGCCTCTAGAATATGTAATGCGCGGACAATTTTCAGTAAAATCTGATGTGTTTAATTTTGGCGTGTTAGTTCTGGAGATAGTGAGcggtaaaaaaaataactctagTTTTCATGGAGAGAATGAAGCTGGCAACCTTCTAAGTTATGTAAGtgcaaatattttctttttttttatatgcatttcTTTTATCTCAAAGTTCGACCTGATAGTAAGTCATAtgatgttgaaaaaataaatgaatgttCTGGTTATTGTGGTGTCTCCCAATGTAACCATCCAGCAGGCATGGAAAAATTGGAGGCAGGGGACAACCTCAAATCTTGTAGCCACATTAAAGGCCAGGTCAACAACTCAAATAATGAGATGcatccacattggattattATGTGTTCAAGAAAATGTGGCTGACTGACCAACCATGGCTACGGTTGGCCTCATGTTTAATAGCCACTCTGTTACTTTACCAGTGCCTACAATACTTGCATTTCTTATGCACAGCACCAGATCAGATGTGTCGTCCCAATCGAAAAACGGTGTTGGTGTAACAAGACCAGATAGGCGTCGAAGTAGCTCTGTCCAAGCCTCAAGAAATGAAGCTTCAATATCTGAGCTAGATGGCCTATAACTTTTGATGGAAGCTAGTGCatcattttgtttgaaattcaattcTACTAGTTCAAGATTCCCATCTCCCACCCCCTGTTTTTTTACTAAGCAACTTATCTATAAATGAAGATGGTCATGTATACTTAAGTAGCAaagatatatattatgtcaTTTTGTTCATCCCAAAATGGGGAGGATGGTGGTCCTCTTAATATACATTTCCCTATGATTGATCAACCTCTACTTAAAATCAAAGAGCTTCGCATTAAGAATGGTTGGAATCCCTCTTGTTTAGAAAGGCTTGTTGGCCATGATAAAGTTAATAAATTGTATCAGGTTTTGGCTAGGCATAAAGAGAGGCAGGATGTGTTAATTTGGATGAAAGAGCACGATGAAAAGTTTACTATGAAAAGTGCTTGGCAGTGTATTAGAGTTCGGGCGTCTCCTTTACCTTGGACTCACTGGATTTGGCATAATAATATTCCTAAGAAAATTTCTGTTATGATGTGGAAGGCTACTAATAGTTGCTTGAGCGTGGATGAGAAGATTAAAATTGCTAGTATCCAAATTGCTTCTAAATGTAACTGTTGTTGCTTTGGCCATTCTGAAGATCTCAATCATATTCTTTGTAGCAGTGATTTTGCCAGACAAGTTTGACGGATGGTTTCGATTCAATTAGGTTTTTATGTGGGTGTTTTCCATTCATGGCAGGAGCAAGTTAATTTATGGTTTCGTCATGCTGGCAAGTCGTCTCAAGTTCAGACTATTTTTGGTCTTATCTCGTCCATCATTTCTTGGAAACTCTAAGAACGGCGGTGCAGAGCTAGGTATGATGGCAAGATGGATTCAGTTCAGACGGTTTGACATGCTATCAAGTTATGGATTCGTAGAATCATGTAGTTGGATCTAAGTCCTTGAGATTTCCTAGATAGGATGTTGTTATTCTAAACATATGGATATTTCGGTGTCAATTCCTAAAGTGAAGAAGGTTTCGGTGGTTAAGTGGAGTCCTCCCTCACAGAATTGGGTGAATCTTAATATGAATGACAGCTTAGGTAATCATGGGCCTGCTGGTGCTGGAGGTGTCATTCGTGATGCCGGTGGTCAAATGTGTGCagcttattttgtttttttaggtCAGGGTTCTAACAACTTTGCTGAGCTGAGTGGTTCGATGGAAGGGGTTAGAAGGTGCTATCATCTTGGCTTTTATCAAGTGGATATTAAAACTGATTCTCAAATCCTTGTTAATTGGATCAAAAGGGGTTAGTGTAATATTTGGTATCTcgaggattattgggatgagCTGAAAAGTTGTCTGGATCAATTGGAGTATAGAGTGAGCCATATTTTTCGTGAGAGAAATGTGATTGCAGATTTTCTTGCTAAACATGGTGCAGAGGGTTTAACTACGGATTGGTTGGGTGACCAGGCCCCTTTGATTTGTAAATTAAGAGGTATTCTTCGCACGAACAGAATTGGTCTTCCTTATTTGAGGATTTTCTCATGAGGTATGTTTTAATTTGAAGTTGGTTAAtccttattttattatatatatgcatgtgctGTTATTCTTTCTTGCAGGTTGTCgctttgattttatttcttgcaaTCTTTTTGGAAAATTGTACTGTGGTTGggtatttaagaattttttagtCCTGGGTTTTGGTCATTTCTGAATATTTGTAACTTCCAGGTTTCAGGTTGTAACCATGGTTTTCCTCTACCACTAGTGAgagctatcaataaaattaaggtaccatcatcttta
This genomic interval from Juglans regia cultivar Chandler chromosome 3, Walnut 2.0, whole genome shotgun sequence contains the following:
- the LOC108994248 gene encoding uncharacterized protein LOC108994248, giving the protein MDISVSIPKVKKVSVVKWSPPSQNWVNLNMNDSLGNHGPAGAGGVIRDAGGQMCAAYFVFLGQGSNNFAELSGSMEGVRRCYHLGFYQVDIKTDSQILVNWIKRG